The following proteins are encoded in a genomic region of Coffea eugenioides isolate CCC68of chromosome 6, Ceug_1.0, whole genome shotgun sequence:
- the LOC113774884 gene encoding diaminopimelate epimerase, chloroplastic isoform X2, which yields MAIAAAKLLPAAAAAVSKGRSLSSPCSLDSLKFVVSSKFRNPSSLRICSAASSSSMSIQAPPEITSAASFLERKESGILHFVKYQGLGNDFILVDNRDSHEPRITPEQAVKLCDRNFGIGADGVIFAMPGINGTDYTMRIFNSDGSEPEMCGNGIRCFARFIAELENLQGKQSFTIHTGAGLIVPEIQEDGQVRVDMGEPILKASDVPSKLQPNKGQSVVKSKLEVDGVSWNVTCVSMGNPHCVTFGTEVSKNLQVDVLNLAEIGPKFEHHVMFPARTNTEFVQVFSPTHLKMRVWERGAGATLACGTGACAVVVAAVLEGHAGRSCTVDLPGGPLEIEWKEENNHIYMTGPAEVVFYGSVPL from the exons ATGGCGATAGCCGCCGCCAAATTGCTGCctgccgccgccgccgccgtcTCGAAAGGCCGCAGCCTGTCTTCTCCTTGTTCG CTAGACAGTCTCAAATTCGTTGTGAGTAGCAAGTTTCGAAACCCTAGCTCTCTTCGCATTTGCTCTGCTGCTTCTTCGTCTTCAATGAGTATTCAGGCTCCTCCGGAGATAACTTCCGCAGCTTCTTTCCTTGAACGTAAGGAAAGTGGTATCCTCCATTTCGTCAAGTACCAGGGCCTCGGAAACGATTTCATACTG GTTGATAATCGAGATTCACACGAACCCAGAATAACTCCAGAGCAAGCAGTAAAATTATGTGATCGTAACTTTGGGATTGGTGCTGATGGAGTCATATTCGCAATGCCAGGAATCAATGGTACTGATTACACCATGCGGATTTTTAACTCGGATGGTAGTGAGCCGGAG ATGTGTGGCAACGGCATTAGATGCTTTGCTAGATTTATTGCAGAGCTTGAAAATTTACAAGGGAAGCAAAG TTTCACCATCCATACTGGTGCTGGCCTAATTGTTCCTGAAATTCAAGAAGATGGACAG GTTAGAGTTGACATGGGTGAGCCGATTCTGAAGGCATCAGATGTTCCCTCAAAATTGCAGCCAAACAAAGGTCAATCTGTAGTCAAATCTAAGCTAGAAGTGGATGGGGTATCCTGGAATGTAACATGTGTCAGTATGGGAAATCCTCACTGTGTCACTTTTGGTACAGAAGTGAGCAAG AATTTGCAGGTTGATGTACTAAACTTAGCAGAAATTGGCCCGAAGTTTGAGCATCATGTCATGTTTCCTGCACGAACCAACACGG AGTTTGTACAGGTGTTTTCTCCTACCCATCTCAAAATGCGTGTTTGGGAACGTGGGGCAG GTGCCACACTAGCGTGTGGAACTGGAGCTTGTGCAGTTGTTGTTGCGGCCGTTCTCGAGGGTCATGCTGGGAGG AGTTGTACGGTTGATTTGCCTGGAGGTCCACTGGAAATTGAATGGAAAGAGGAAAACAACCACATCTACATGACAGGCCCAGCAGAGGTGGTTTTTTATGGATCTGTTCCCCTGTAA
- the LOC113774883 gene encoding kinesin-like protein KIN-5B, whose protein sequence is MMSRTPDQLRKVGTGLSAPSPQPFLTPRPERRMPRLDSRASTHEWNSNRPDKDTNNNKEVNIQVLLRCRPLCDDELKMNVAKAVTCNESKREVTILQNVASKQVDRVFTFDKVFGPKAQQRSIYDQAISPIVNDVLEGFNCTVFAYGQTGTGKTYTMEGGMRNKGGDLPAEAGVIPRAVRHIFDSLETQNADYNMKVTFLELYNEEITDLLATEDFSKPLEERQKRPISLMEDGRGCVVVRGLEEETVYSANEIYNLLERGAARRRTADTLLNKRSSRSHSVFSITIHVKESAIGDEELIKCGKLNLVDLAGSENISRSGVREGRAREAGEINKSLLTLGRVINALVEHSVHVPYRDSKLTRILRDSLGGKTKTCIIATISPSAHCLEETLGTLDYAYRAKNIKNKPEANQKMLKAVLLRDLYLEVERMKEDVRAARERNGVYIPHERFLQDEAEKKARNEKMEQLEIDLNISEKQVTKFRELYLTEQEENLNVQSELKDCKLNLERQSTELQDLQEKYNIATIKLKEKEFMISKLQHSESCLTDCAKELRVNLLHASEDIAALFAKLEKKDRLEAENQSLLLTFGSRLDQSLKDLHKTILGSVGEQQEQLGSMEEHICSFLASKCDVAQVMESKIKRMTETYTSGTEALREFADALQMKASSDMQQMNSMILSQATEVKNFLGTAILEAKDIILDIQRSVDEQRQLVAFSVQQREEGLHRSLISAQEISRATLKFFTDISYHASELMKVLEESKIDKFHEFQSFERSFKEDALRDEELAMEKIAAILASLRAKRTDMVSDASRKFEDSCLQENKKFLKVLSNVQLVSSKAEKELDQYVEKVKSSYTEDTFISAQSRATTEDFLLECANKMDCISQHQQNAQLGINSLINSGLAEIESVARERINGNCAAHQQLVSTSSSTDAQYEAQRQDLLVSAKDSLVLDHQNKNQMQCMSKICSGTLDTLRENHGVRISDIRKRLEQGLQKDYLVDQNTDYVPEKRKIEIPSVTFIEEMRTAATLESKRKIGSDGNKTQQQQQQLGGKRLEMSSNRTPFGDVN, encoded by the exons ATGATGTCGAGGACACCGGACCAATTACGGAAGGTGGGGACAGGACTATCAGCACCATCCCCGCAACCCTTCCTCACCCCCAGACCAGAGAGGCGAATGCCGAGGCTTGATTCCAGAGCTTCTACTCACGAATGGAATTCCAATCGTCCAGACAAAGATACAAACAACAATAAGGAGGTCAATATTCAAGTGCTCCTTCGATGCAG GCCGTTGTGCGACGATGAGTTAAAAATGAATGTGGCCAAGGCAGTAACCTGTAATGAGAGTAAAAGAGAAGTCactattttgcaaaatgtggcTAGCAAGCAAGTAGATAGGGTTTTCACTTTTGACAAG GTTTTTGGGCCAAAAGCACAGCAAAGATCAATATATGATCAAGCTATTTCCCCAATTGTTAATGATGTTCTTGAGGGGTTCAATTGCACTGTCTTTGCATATGGACAGACAGGAACAGGTAAAACCTATACAATGGAGGGAGGAATGAGAAACAAG GGCGGTGATTTGCCTGCTGAGGCGGGTGTTATTCCAAGAGCAGTTCGACATATCTTTGATTCCCTTGAAACTCAAAATGCTGACTATAATATGAAAGTTACCTTTCTGGAACTGTATAATGAGGAAATAACTGATCTACTAGCTACAGAGGACTTCTCTAAACCTCTGGAAGAGAGACAAAAGAGGCCCATCTCCCTGATGGAGGATGGGAGAGGTTGTGTTGTTGTAAGAGGACTGGAAGAAGAAACTGTATACAGTGCGAACGAGATTTATAACCTTTTGGAACGAGGGGCTGCTAGGAGGCGCACAGCAGATACATTGTTGAATAAGCGTAGCAG CCGTTCTCATTCTGTATTTAGCATAACCATTCATGTAAAAGAATCTGCTATTGGAGATGAAGAGCTTATTAAATGCGGCAAGCTCAATCTTGTAGATTTGGCCGGATCAGAGAATATTTCTCGTTCAGGTGTCCGAGAG GGGCGTGCGCGAGAAGCTGGAGAAATAAACAAAAGCTTGCTGACATTAGGTCGGGTCATAAATGCACTGGTGGAGCATTCTGTTCATGTACCTTACAG GGATAGTAAGCTGACAAGGATCTTAAGAGATTCACTGGGAGGCAAAACGAAGACTTGTATTATTGCAACGATCTCTCCATCTGCTCATTGTTTGGAAGAAACTTTAGGCACACTAGACTATGCTTATCGTGCTAAAAACATAAAGAACAAGCCAGAG GCAAATCAAAAGATGCTGAAGGCTGTGTTGCTTAGAGATCTGTACTTGGAAGTGGAGAGAATGAAAGAAG ATGTTAGAGCTGCAAGGGAACGAAATGGGGTTTACATTCCACATGAAAGATTTCTTCAAGATGAAGCTGAAAAGAAG GCAAGAAATGAGAAGATGGAGCAATTAGAGATTGATCTAAACATCAGTGAGAAG CAAGTTACAAAGTTCCGGGAGTTATATCTCACTGAGCAAGAAGAGAACTTGAATGTTCAAAGTGAGCTCAAGGATTGTAAG TTAAATCTTGAAAGACAGAGCACGGAATTGCAAGATCTACAGGAGAAGTACAACATAGCTACTATCAAGTTGAAGGAGAAGGAGTTTATGATATCCAAACTACAACATTCAG AAAGCTGTTTAACTGATTGTGCCAAGGAGCTGCGTGTCAATTTGCTGCATGCATCAGAAGATATTGCTGCTCTGTTTGCAAAACTAG AAAAGAAGGATAGATTGGAAGCAGAAAATCAAAGTTTGCTTCTTACGTTTGGTTCACGGCTTGACCAAAGCTTAAAGGACCTACATAAAACCATTCTTGGGTCAGTAGGTGAGCAACAAGAACAACTCGGAAGCATGGAAGAGCACATCTGCTCATTTCTTGCAAGCAAATGTGAT GTGGCCCAGGTTATGGAATCAAAAATCAAGAGAATGACAGAGACTTATACTTCAGGAACGGAAGCTTTGAGAGAATTTGCTGATGCCCTGCAGATGAAAGCTTCTTCTGATATGCAGCAGATGAATTCTATGATATTATCTCAAGCAACTGAAGTGAAGAAT TTCCTTGGAACTGCAATTTTAGAGGCCAAGGATATTATTTTAGACATTCAAAGATCTGTTGATGAGCAAAGACAACTAGTAGCTTTCTCTGTCCAGCAACGAGAAGAG GGATTACATCGAAGTCTGATATCAGCAcaagaaatttcgagggcaaCACTTAAATTTTTCACTGATATTAGTTATCATGCTTCTGAACTGATGAAAGTTCTTGAAGAAAGCAAAATTGATAAATTCCATGAGTTTCAAAGTTTTGAAAGGAGCTTCAAG GAGGATGCACTTCGAGATGAAGAATTGGCTATGGAAAAAATTGCAGCAATACTAGCAAGTCTGAGAGCCAAGAGAACTGATATG gTGTCTGATGCCTCAAGAAAATTTGAGGATTCATGTTTACAAGAGAATAAGAAATTTCTCAAAGTGCTGTCCAATGTACAGTTGGTTTCAAGTAAAGCAGAGAAGGAGTTAGATCAATATGTGGAGAAGGTGAAGTCCAGTTATACGGAGGACACGTTCATCTCAGCACAGAGTAGAGCAACAACGGAAGATTTCCTGCTGGAATG TGCAAATAAGATGGATTGCATCAGTCAGCATCAGCAAAATGCACAGTTAGGCATCAATAGTCTAATAAATTCGGGTCTTGCAGAGATAGAGTCGGTTGCTCG GGAAAGAATTAACGGAAATTGCGCAGCACATCAACAACTCGTATCAACTTCCTCATCTACTGATGCACAATATGAAGCCCAGCGCCAAGATTTGCTGGTCTCTGCGAAGG ATTCTTTGGTGCTGGACCATCAAAACAAgaaccaaatgcaatgcatgTCAAAGATCTGCTCAGGTACGCTGGATACATTGCGAGAGAACCACGGTGTCCGCATATCTGACATACGGAAAAGGCTGGAACAAGGCCTTCAAAAAGATTATTTG GTCGATCAGAACACTGACTATGTTCCTGAGAAGCGAAAGATAGAAATTCCCAGCGTCACATTCATAGAGGAAATGAGAACAGCGGCAACTTTAGAGAGTAAACGAAAAATAGGCAGTGACGGGAACAAAactcagcagcagcagcagcaactaGGAGGAAAGCGTTTGGAGATGTCATCCAATAGGACTCCTTTTGGTGATGTAAATTAG
- the LOC113775756 gene encoding pentatricopeptide repeat-containing protein At5g42450, mitochondrial-like has translation MKPATCNRWFICLPNYKFSKTRNAAQISTQAPLIKTQKVHVHASPLGGSAIELTRAHSRREPIASLDAPKLFDELSHCDVVSATSRLCRLAKQNHHKEAVCYFSRMLELDIKPNEFTFGTVIHASIVLNDLLLGKQLHACATKIGLSSNVFVSSTILDLYVKLSRIEEAQKAFKETDKPNVVSYTTLISGYLKEERFDEAVMLFQKIPEKNVVSWNAMISGCSQTGNNEEAVNLFVRMLREGLLPSESSFPCAIMASANIAALGMGRSFHACALKFLGSKLGVFVGNSLVSFYAKCGSMGESRLAFDKLPRKSVVSWNAVICGYAQNGKGKEAIDVYQRMKSSGVRPNSVTLLGLLLACNHVGLVEEGYSYFNQARLQEPSMLQAEHYACVVDLMSRAGRFQEAIKFIADLPFDPGIGFWKAILGGCRIHSNMELGEFAASKILALNPGDVSSFLMLSNAHSAAGRWQCVSRIRHEMNEKGLNRVPGCSWIEIKSKVHVFVTGEYWGHAQRDEIHDVLTLTITEIQDIDLVM, from the coding sequence ATGAAACCAGCAACATGTAATAGATGGTTCATTTGTTTGCCCAACTACAAATTCTCCAAGACCAGAAATGCCGCCCAAATTTCAACTCAAGCTCCCCTGATTAAAACCCAAAAGGTTCATGTACATGCTTCACCACTAGGAGGCTCGGCTATTGAACTCACACGCGCCCATTCTCGTCGTGAGCCTATTGCATCGCTGGACGCACCTAAACTGTTTGACGAATTGTCCCACTGCGACGTTGTGTCTGCGACTTCACGCCTTTGTCGTTTGGCCAAACAGAACCACCATAAGGAAGCTGTATGTTACTTCTCAAGAATGCTTGAACTGGATATTAAGCCGAATGAGTTCACATTCGGCACTGTGATTCACGCATCTATTGTTCTGAACGACCTCCTTCTAGGCAAGCAGCTTCATGCTTGTGCGACGAAAATAGGTCTCAGTTCGAACGTGTTTGTTAGTAGCACGATTCTTGATCTTTACGTAAAATTAAGTCGTATCGAGGAAGCCCAAAAGGCTTTTAAGGAAACTGATAAGCCTAATGTGGTTTCGTACACAACATTGATTTCTGGCTACCTTAAAGAAGAGAGGTTTGATGAAGCCGTGATGCTATTCCAGAAAATTCCCGAGAAAAATGTCGTGTCTTGGAATGCTATGATTAGTGGGTGTAGCCAAACAGGGAATAATGAAGAGGCTGTGAATCTTTTCGTGCGAATGTTGAGAGAAGGGCTTTTGCCTAGTGAGTCTAGCTTTCCCTGTGCTATTATGGCATCTGCGAATATAGCTGCACTTGGAATGGGAAGGAGCTTCCATGCTTGTGCCTTAAAGTTCTTAGGCAGCAAGCTTGGCGTATTTGTTGGCAATTCTCTGGTTAGCTTTTACGCCAAATGTGGGAGCATGGGGGAAAGTCGCTTGGCCTTCGATAAACTTCCTAGAAAGAGTGTTGTTTCTTGGAACGCCGTGATATGTGGCTATGCACAAAATGGAAAAGGGAAGGAGGCAATAGATGTTTACCAGAGAATGAAATCCAGTGGTGTCCGGCCAAATAGCGTTACTCTCCTTGGTTTGCTGTTGGCGTGTAATCACGTTGGACTAGTTGAGGAAGGCTACTCGTATTTCAATCAGGCTAGACTTCAAGAACCTAGCATGCTACAGGCAGAGCACTATGCTTGTGTGGTGGATCTAATGTCACGTGCAGGGCGGTTTCAGGAAGCAATTAAGTTTATCGCTGATTTGCCTTTTGACCCTGGCATTGGATTCTGGAAGGCTATACTGGGAGGATGCCGGATTCACTCAAATATGGAACTAGGAGAATTTGCGGCAAGTAAGATACTGGCATTGAATCCTGGGGATGTATCATCCTTCCTGATGCTTTCCAATGCACATTCTGCTGCCGGAAGATGGCAGTGTGTGTCCAGAATAAGGCATGAGATGAATGAGAAAGGGTTGAATAGGGTTCCCGGTTGCAGTTGGATTGAAATAAAAAGCAAAGTTCATGTGTTTGTTACTGGGGAATATTGGGGGCATGCCCAACGAGATGAGATACATGACGTCTTGACGTTAACAATCACGGAAATTCAAGATATCGATTTGGTTATGTAA
- the LOC113774884 gene encoding diaminopimelate epimerase, chloroplastic isoform X1: MAIAAAKLLPAAAAAVSKGRSLSSPCSVSYSTLYRLSSSSSSSSSSAALQLDSLKFVVSSKFRNPSSLRICSAASSSSMSIQAPPEITSAASFLERKESGILHFVKYQGLGNDFILVDNRDSHEPRITPEQAVKLCDRNFGIGADGVIFAMPGINGTDYTMRIFNSDGSEPEMCGNGIRCFARFIAELENLQGKQSFTIHTGAGLIVPEIQEDGQVRVDMGEPILKASDVPSKLQPNKGQSVVKSKLEVDGVSWNVTCVSMGNPHCVTFGTEVSKNLQVDVLNLAEIGPKFEHHVMFPARTNTEFVQVFSPTHLKMRVWERGAGATLACGTGACAVVVAAVLEGHAGRSCTVDLPGGPLEIEWKEENNHIYMTGPAEVVFYGSVPL, translated from the exons ATGGCGATAGCCGCCGCCAAATTGCTGCctgccgccgccgccgccgtcTCGAAAGGCCGCAGCCTGTCTTCTCCTTGTTCGGTTAGTTACAGTACATTATACCGTTtgtcctcttcttcttcttcatcgtCATCTTCAGCTGCTCTACAGCTAGACAGTCTCAAATTCGTTGTGAGTAGCAAGTTTCGAAACCCTAGCTCTCTTCGCATTTGCTCTGCTGCTTCTTCGTCTTCAATGAGTATTCAGGCTCCTCCGGAGATAACTTCCGCAGCTTCTTTCCTTGAACGTAAGGAAAGTGGTATCCTCCATTTCGTCAAGTACCAGGGCCTCGGAAACGATTTCATACTG GTTGATAATCGAGATTCACACGAACCCAGAATAACTCCAGAGCAAGCAGTAAAATTATGTGATCGTAACTTTGGGATTGGTGCTGATGGAGTCATATTCGCAATGCCAGGAATCAATGGTACTGATTACACCATGCGGATTTTTAACTCGGATGGTAGTGAGCCGGAG ATGTGTGGCAACGGCATTAGATGCTTTGCTAGATTTATTGCAGAGCTTGAAAATTTACAAGGGAAGCAAAG TTTCACCATCCATACTGGTGCTGGCCTAATTGTTCCTGAAATTCAAGAAGATGGACAG GTTAGAGTTGACATGGGTGAGCCGATTCTGAAGGCATCAGATGTTCCCTCAAAATTGCAGCCAAACAAAGGTCAATCTGTAGTCAAATCTAAGCTAGAAGTGGATGGGGTATCCTGGAATGTAACATGTGTCAGTATGGGAAATCCTCACTGTGTCACTTTTGGTACAGAAGTGAGCAAG AATTTGCAGGTTGATGTACTAAACTTAGCAGAAATTGGCCCGAAGTTTGAGCATCATGTCATGTTTCCTGCACGAACCAACACGG AGTTTGTACAGGTGTTTTCTCCTACCCATCTCAAAATGCGTGTTTGGGAACGTGGGGCAG GTGCCACACTAGCGTGTGGAACTGGAGCTTGTGCAGTTGTTGTTGCGGCCGTTCTCGAGGGTCATGCTGGGAGG AGTTGTACGGTTGATTTGCCTGGAGGTCCACTGGAAATTGAATGGAAAGAGGAAAACAACCACATCTACATGACAGGCCCAGCAGAGGTGGTTTTTTATGGATCTGTTCCCCTGTAA
- the LOC113775055 gene encoding F-box protein At2g39490-like: MEQRLDLISGLPHDVLLLIVSMIPLKEAIRTAILSNAWRSLWTPSQVKLELGSAHDRSAREKISQIIGAFSMCYDYPEKLKLCLHSVDHTKQRAEYPRFEDESFAIVTKGAQGELHFDCSGGREKWNSTEFNLILETGRVICPRFSYIKSLQLRSVTHVSGNLAADLFSGCQILESLRLEKCRGLRKIDISTNDCLKSLTIMDCSNINSIKVSAPRLEAFSYGGILPNIVQLNGTPHLNDAILNFKDGLNFSDFHCEDVLNLLSSIRDVETLTISGWLLEWLCTAGVIFGRLEFKFSKLKELVWIDSVMDARKRDSLACFLNMTPSLERLFVKIDRDCSPIPSPFFQEYWHEPHLWMGYADVKCNGPRLMYLKSIEIAGFTSKENEVLLMDLLLHKAVNLKDMIVISPDDETHSAWRVRVTPRSQLNYVLRGNQNHRLLPSPSSGYSLYVLTQCKRLGLRLRLLDD, encoded by the exons ATGGAGCAAAGACTTGATCTCATCAGCGGCTTGCCGCACGATGTTCTGCTGCTCATTGTTTCAATGATCCCCTTAAAAGAAGCAATCCGAACTGCCATCCTTTCGAATGCATGGAGAAGCTTGTGGACACCATCCCAAGTAAAATTGGAGCTGGGCTCTGCCCATGATCGGTCTGCTCGGGAGAAGATAAGCCAAATCATCGGTGCATTTTCCATGTGCTATGATTATCCCGAGAAGCTAAAACTGTGTCTTCACTCTGTCGATCACACCAAGCAAAGAGCGGAGTATCCTAGATTTGAAGACGAATCATTTGCTATCGTCACGAAAGGGGCTCAGGGAGAGCTCCATTTTGATTGCTCCGGAGGACGAGAAAAGTGGAATAGTACTGAGTTCAATCTAATTCTTGAAACAGGTCGTGTGATTTGTCCAAGATTTTCTTATATCAAGAGTCTACAGCTTAGATCTGTCACCCACGTCTCCGGAAATCTGGCAGCTGATTTGTTCTCAGGTTGTCAGATTCTGGAAAGCTTGAGGCTTGAGAAGTGCAGGGGATTGCGGAAAATTGACATCAGCACAAACGATTGCCTTAAGAGCTTGACAATAATGGACTGCTCTAACATTAATAGCATCAAAGTTTCTGCTCCCAGACTCGAAGCCTTCTCCTACGGGGGAATTCTTCCAAATATTGTCCAGCTCAACGGCACACCACATCTAAATGATGCTATATTGAACTTCAAGGACGGGTTGAATTTCAGCGATTTTCATTGCGAGGATGTTTTGAATCTTCTATCCTCTATCAGGGATGTAGAAACGCTAACTATTAGCGGGTGGCTTCTTGAG TGGTTGTGCACTGCGGGGGTTATTTTCGGACGACTGGAATTCAAGTTCAGCAAGTTGAAGGAGTTGGTGTGGATCGACTCTGTAATGGACGCAAGGAAGCGGGATTCCTTGGCTTGCTTCTTGAACATGACGCCCAGCTTGGAGAGACTTTTTGTCAAG ATTGACAGGGATTGCAGTCCAATCCCAAGTCCATTTTTTCAAGAATATTGGCACGAGCCTCATTTGTGGATGGGTTACGCAGACGTGAAATGCAATGGTCCTCGGTTAATGTATCTGAAAAGCATTGAAATTGCGGGTTTTACGAGCAAAGAGAATGAAGTGCTGTTAATGGATCTTCTGCTTCACAAGGCAGTTAATCTCAAGGATATGATTGTGATCTCACCAGACGATGAGACTCATAGTGCTTGGAGAGTCAGAGTTACCCCTAGGAGTCAACTGAACTACGTCCTGAGGGGCAACCAGAACCACAGGTTGCTTCCTTCTCCCTCCAGTGGCTACTCCCTCTACGTATTAACCCAATGCAAACGCTTGGGGCTTCGGCTTCGCCTCCTCGACGACTGA